A stretch of Ligilactobacillus faecis DNA encodes these proteins:
- a CDS encoding nucleotidyltransferase family protein, with protein sequence MTLDNQLITLIQNKHEFAEVFSILAKMHLKNAYLCAGALRDYVWCTQEKLDFHLITRNLDIYYCDPNESYEEYLTHKTELNQRHSKYLWELTNISLKNQKFPTTTELDTVLTNFPETCSAVGVTYTENGFEVIAPYGLEDLFSETIRPTAAYLEKNSLATFKQRVTRKKWLTHYSNTTLMLPK encoded by the coding sequence ATGACACTTGATAATCAATTGATCACACTTATCCAAAATAAACATGAATTTGCAGAAGTTTTTTCGATCTTAGCCAAGATGCACCTGAAAAATGCTTATCTTTGTGCAGGCGCACTCCGCGATTACGTCTGGTGTACCCAAGAAAAGCTTGATTTTCACCTCATCACTCGCAATTTAGATATTTACTACTGTGACCCTAATGAATCATATGAAGAGTATTTGACGCACAAAACCGAACTCAATCAACGCCATTCGAAATATTTATGGGAACTGACTAACATCAGTCTTAAAAACCAAAAATTCCCAACAACGACTGAATTAGACACAGTATTAACAAATTTTCCTGAAACTTGTAGCGCAGTTGGTGTGACCTACACTGAAAATGGGTTTGAAGTTATTGCTCCATATGGTTTAGAAGATCTTTTCTCTGAAACGATCCGCCCAACGGCTGCTTACCTTGAAAAAAACTCACTTGCAACTTTCAAACAACGGGTCACACGTAAAAAATGGCTCACCCATTATTCTAATACGACTTTGATGCTTCCTAAATAA